The Streptomyces sp. NBC_00576 genome contains the following window.
CGGGGCCGCTCACCGCCTCCCGCAGCTCGGCGGTGGTCAGCGGCCCGAGGACCATGTGCCGGTGCTGGAGCGCGTCGGCGAGCTCGGGATGGCGCAGGCACTGGTCGTAGAAGTCGGCGCGGACACCGAGGACGACGAGCGCGGGGGCCGACTCGTCGCAGCCGGTTCGCTCACCGGGGCCGGGGGGCGAGGCGGCGGCGTGGAGGACCTGGATGAAGGTGTCGCGGATCGTCTCGTCGAGGCAGAGGGTGAACGTTTCCTCGAACTGGTCGACGATGACGACAGGGCGGGCGGGGGAGGGAACCGCGACGTCAGGGGCATCCGGGGCATCCGGGGCGCCAGGGGTGTCGCGGCGGGCCCAGGCGGCGACCGTCTCCCGTACCGCATGGGCGAATTCGGGCGTACCGGGCTCGGCCGCCGATGTCCCGGCGGGGGACAGAATCTCCGAGAGCCCGGGTATGCGACGGGTCAGCTCGGCGAGGGGATCACTGCCCGGGACGAGCTGAAGGACCTCCCGGGCCAGCTGCCCCGGGCCGCCCAGCGCCCCCTCCTGCAACGCGGGCACCAGCCCGGCGCTCAGCAGGGACGACTTGCCCGCCCCGGAAGCGCCCACGAGCATGACCAGCCCGCCGGAGCCGGAGCCGGAGCCGGAGCCGGAGCCGGAGCCGGAGCCGGAGCCGGAGCCGGTGGCGGTGTCTGGGGCTGGGGCTGTGTCTGCGCCGGTGTCTGTGGCCGCCATGGCCTCCGCTGCGCGGAGCTGGGCGACGAGGGTGTCGGTGCTGCGCTCCCGGCCGAAGAACCAGCGGGTGTCCTCCCGGCGGTACGAGGCGAGGCCCCGGTAGGGGCACACCCCGACCGGAACGGCCGCGACCTCGGCGGCGGGCGCTTCCTCGACGTCCAGGGACCCGCCGACCGGGTCGGCGACGGCGCGCTCCCAGAGCCGCTGCCACTGGACCATGTCGTACAGGCCGGGGGAGACGGGCACGGGCCGGGTGCGCCGGGCCTGCGGGACGAGGACGCTCAGTACGGCGGCGAGGGCGGCGAACTGGGCGGGCACGTTCTTGGCGCGCCGCCAGTCGCTGATCCGCTGCACGGACACCCGCACAGCTCGGCCGCGTTCGTCGACCCGCTGCAGCTGGACGACGGCTTCGGCCACCCGTTTGAGGGGGGGATTACCGGCCTCCTTGTACAACAGCGAGAGCCGCTCCGCGAAGACCGTGCGTGCCCCTGAGTCGGAACTCAAGGTCTCCACCCCTAACTTTCCCCACCTCTGATATCCGGTGTCATCCGGACCGGAAAACCCACTCTATACGGCTGACCTGCGGTTAAGCCGCCGGCCCGGCACCGGAACCTCCTCTCGGGAAGCCCTGGATGGCAGGATCATGACGCAACAAAGAACCAGCCACGTGGTGTCCAACCGGACCACCAGCGCAGCGATCCCCAGGGCAGCTCGGACGCCGATCGTTCTCGGCCAGATGCCGCCGGATTTCGCCAGCCGGAGGTGTCGGCCGCACCACGCGGGCCCGAGATCCGCGAAACCGGCACAGTCCGGACTCCTCCCGGGTCCTCGTCCATCGTTCGGCACCGGTCCCCACGTGGGGAGGGACCGGTGCCGAACGGCGTTGTGGGCGCAGTACGGTGCCCGTACGCGCAGGGACTTGTTGGGGGAGAACCGTTGAGCGCTCGGATTCTGGTCGCCGAAGACGACGAGATGCAGTCCCGCCTGATCCGGATCTATCTGGAACGGGAGGGAAACGCGGTACAGGTGGCCGCCGACGGCCGAGCGGCCCTGGACCGGGCTCGCTCGACCCGGCCGGACCTCATCGTGCTCGACGTGATGCTGCCTCTGGTCGACGGACTCGACGTGTGCCGCATCCTGCGCACCGAGTCCGACGTACCGATCCTGCTGCTCACCGCCCGCACCACCGAGGAGGACATGCTCCTCGGCCTCGACCTCGGCGCGGACGACTACCTCACCAAGCCGTACAGCCCCCGCGAGCTGACTGCACGGGTGCGCGCGTTGCTGCGCCGGTCCCGGAAAGCGGGCGCGGCGGCGCAGCCGTCGGTGCTGCGGGTCGGCGAGGTGGAGCTGGACACGGCACGCTTCGAGGTACGGATGGCGGGTCGGCCGGTGGCGCTGACCTCCAAGGAGTTCAACATCCTGGAGACCCTGGCCCGCGAACCCGGCCGCGTCTTCACTCGGGCCCAGATAATCGAACGCGTATTCGGCTACGACCGGGATGTACTGGAGCGCACGGTCGACGCACACGTCATGAACTTACGCCGGAAACTGGAGGCGGAGAATCCGGGAGAACCCCGGCTGCTGGAGACGGTGTACGGCCGGGGGTACCGCTTGGCGGACGGTTCGACAGCGCCCTGAAGGGGCGCGGGGCTGTGTCGAAATGCGGCTCCGCCGCGCGGACTCGACCAGCCCCACCGGGCCGCGGTGAAGAACTGCCTACCCGGCGGAGCGCGGCAGCACGATCGTGAACGTCGTCCCCGCCCCCACCGCACTGCGTACGTCGATCGTGCCCCGGTGATCCGTCACGATCTGGCGGGCGATCGACAGCCCCAGCCCGCTGCCCCCGGTCGCGCGCCCCCGGGACGCGTCCGCGCGCCAGAAACGGTCGAAGAGGTGGGGCAGGTCCTCCGGCGATATCCCCTTGCCGGTGTCCCTGACTTCCACGACGGCAAGCTCGCCCCGGGGGACCACGGCCAGGGTGACCGAGCCGCCCGCCGGAGTGGCCCGCAGCGCGTTGCCGACCAGATTGCCGACGACCTGGCGCAGCCGGTCCGTGTCCGCGGTGACATGGACGGGCGCCGACGCCTCCACCCGCAGCGCGACACCTGCGGCCTCGGCCTGGGCGTGATGGGCCCGCCGTCCCGCCTCCAGGAGGTCGCGCAGGTCGACGTCGGCGGGGTGATACGTGAGCGCGCCCGCCTCTGCGAGGGCGAGGTCCTGCAGGTCGTCCACGATC
Protein-coding sequences here:
- a CDS encoding response regulator transcription factor, which codes for MSARILVAEDDEMQSRLIRIYLEREGNAVQVAADGRAALDRARSTRPDLIVLDVMLPLVDGLDVCRILRTESDVPILLLTARTTEEDMLLGLDLGADDYLTKPYSPRELTARVRALLRRSRKAGAAAQPSVLRVGEVELDTARFEVRMAGRPVALTSKEFNILETLAREPGRVFTRAQIIERVFGYDRDVLERTVDAHVMNLRRKLEAENPGEPRLLETVYGRGYRLADGSTAP